The following proteins are co-located in the Onychomys torridus chromosome 6, mOncTor1.1, whole genome shotgun sequence genome:
- the B3galnt1 gene encoding UDP-GalNAc:beta-1,3-N-acetylgalactosaminyltransferase 1: MAPAVLTTLPTRMSLRSLKWSLLLLSLLSFLVMWYLSLPHYNVIERVNWMYFYEYEPIYRQDFRFTLREHPNCSHQNPFLVILVTSRPSDVKARQAVRVTWGEKKSWWGYEVLTFFLLGQQAEREDKMLALSLEDEHLLYGDIIRQDFLDTYNNLTLKTIMAFRWVIEFCPNAKYVMKTDTDVFINTGNLVKYLLNLNYSEKFFTGYPLIDNYSYRGFFQKNHISYQEYPFKVFPPYCSGLGYIMSGDLVPRIYEMMSHVKPIKFEDVYVGICLNLLKVDIHIPEDTNLFFLYRIHLDVCQLRRVIAAHGFSSKEIITFWQVMLRNTTCHY, from the coding sequence ATGGCCCCGGCTGTCTTGACTACTCTTCCCACTAGGATGTCTCTGAGATCCCTCAAGTGGAGCCTCCTGCTGCTGTCCCTGCTGAGTTTCCTGGTGATGTGGTACCTCAGTCTTCCCCACTACAATGTCATTGAGCGTGTGAACTGGATGTACTTTTATGAGTACGAGCCAATTTACAGACAAGACTTTCGCTTCACACTGCGGGAACACCCCAACTGCTCTCATCAGAACCCATTCCTGGTCATCCTGGTGACCTCGCGTCCCTCAGATGTGAAAGCCAGACAAGCAGTTAGAGTTACTTGGGGTGAGAAAAAGTCCTGGTGGGGATATGAGGttcttacatttttcttattaGGCCAGCAGGCTGAAAGGGAAGACAAAATGTTAGCGCTGTCCTTGGAAGATGAACACCTTCTCTATGGAGATATTATACGGCAAGATTTTTTAGACACATATAATAACTTGACCTTGAAAACCATTATGGCTTTCAGGTGGGTAATTGAATTTTGCCCCAATGCCAAGTATGTCATGAAAACAGACACTGATGTTTTCATCAACACCGGCAATTTAGTCAAGTATCTTTTAAACCTAAACTACTCAGAGAAGTTTTTCACAGGTTACCCCCTAATTGATAACTACTCCTATAGAGGATTTTTCCAGAAAAACCATATTTCATATCAGGAGTACCCTTTCAAGGTGTTTCCTCCCTACTGTAGTGGGTTGGGCTACATTATGTCCGGTGACCTAGTGCCAAGGATCTATGAAATGATGAGTCACGTGAAGCCCATCAAGTTTGAAGATGTTTATGTTGGGATCTGTTTGAATTTGTTAAAAGTGGACATTCATATTCCAGAAGACaccaatcttttctttctttatagaaTCCACTTGGATGTGTGTCAGCTCAGACGGGTGATTGCAGCCCATGGCTTTTCTTCCAAGGAAATCATCACATTTTGGCAGGTTATGCTGAGGAACACTACATGCCATTACTAA